Proteins from a genomic interval of Acomys russatus chromosome 19, mAcoRus1.1, whole genome shotgun sequence:
- the Gpr12 gene encoding G-protein coupled receptor 12 isoform X1: protein MNEDPKVNLSGLPRDCVDAGAPENISAAVPSQGPVAEPEPELVVNPWDIVLCSSGTLICCENAVVVLVIFHSPSLRAPMFLLIGSLALADLLAGLGLIINFVFAYLLQSEATKLVTIGLIVASFSASVCSLLAITVDRYLSLYYALTYHSERTVTFTYVMLVMLWGTSICLGLLPVMGWNCLRDESTCSVVRPLTKNNAAILSISFLFMFALMLQLYIQICKIVMRHAHQIALQHHFLATSHYVTTRKGVSTLALILGTFAACWMPFTLYSLIADYTYPSIYTYATLLPATYNSIINPVIYAFRNQEIQKALCLVGCGCIPSTLSQRARSPSDV from the coding sequence ATGAACGAAGACCCGAAAGTCAATTTAAGCGGGCTGCCTCGGGATTGTGTGGATGCTGGTGCTCCGGAGAACATCTCAGCTGCTGTCCCCTCCCAGGGCCCTGTGGCGGAGCCAGAACCCGAGCTCGTTGTCAACCCCTGGGACATTGTCTTGTGCAGCTCAGGAACCCTCATCTGCTGTGAAAATGCTGTTGTGGTCCTTGTCATCTTCCACAGCCCCAGCCTGCGAGCACCCATGTTCCTGCTGATAGGCAGCCTGGCTCTTGCAGACctgctggctggcctgggactcatcatcaattttgtttttgcatacCTGCTTCAGTCGGAGGCCACCAAGCTGGTCACCATCGGACTCATTGTcgcctctttctctgcctctgtctgcagtTTGCTGGCCATCACCGTGGACCGCTACCTCTCGCTGTATTACGCCCTGACGTACCACTCGGAGAGGACCGTCACCTTTACCTATGTGATGCTGGTTATGCTCTGGGGAACCTCCATCTGCCTGGGGCTGCTGCCTGTCATGGGCTGGAACTGCCTGAGAGATGAGTCCACCTGCAGCGTGGTCAGGCCTCTCACTAAGAACAACGCCGCCatcctctccatctccttcctcttcatgTTTGCCCTGATGCTCCAGCTCTACATCCAGATCTGTAAGATCGTGATGAGGCACGCCCATCAGATAGCGCTGCAGCACCACTTCCTGGCCACGTCCCACTATGTGACTACCCGGAAAGGGGTCTCAACCCTGGCCCTCATCCTGGGGACCTTTGCTGCCTGCTGGATGCCTTTCACCCTCTATTCCTTGATCGCCGATTACACCTATCCCTCCATCTATACCTACGCCACCCTCCTGCCCGCCACCTACAATTCCATCATCAACCCTGTCATATATGCTTTCAGAAACCAAGAGATCCAGAAAGCCCTCTGCCTCGTTGGCTGTGGGTGTATCCCTTCCACTCTGTCCCAGAGAGCACGGTCTCCCAGCGACGTGTAG
- the Gpr12 gene encoding G-protein coupled receptor 12 isoform X2 translates to MLVMLWGTSICLGLLPVMGWNCLRDESTCSVVRPLTKNNAAILSISFLFMFALMLQLYIQICKIVMRHAHQIALQHHFLATSHYVTTRKGVSTLALILGTFAACWMPFTLYSLIADYTYPSIYTYATLLPATYNSIINPVIYAFRNQEIQKALCLVGCGCIPSTLSQRARSPSDV, encoded by the coding sequence ATGCTGGTTATGCTCTGGGGAACCTCCATCTGCCTGGGGCTGCTGCCTGTCATGGGCTGGAACTGCCTGAGAGATGAGTCCACCTGCAGCGTGGTCAGGCCTCTCACTAAGAACAACGCCGCCatcctctccatctccttcctcttcatgTTTGCCCTGATGCTCCAGCTCTACATCCAGATCTGTAAGATCGTGATGAGGCACGCCCATCAGATAGCGCTGCAGCACCACTTCCTGGCCACGTCCCACTATGTGACTACCCGGAAAGGGGTCTCAACCCTGGCCCTCATCCTGGGGACCTTTGCTGCCTGCTGGATGCCTTTCACCCTCTATTCCTTGATCGCCGATTACACCTATCCCTCCATCTATACCTACGCCACCCTCCTGCCCGCCACCTACAATTCCATCATCAACCCTGTCATATATGCTTTCAGAAACCAAGAGATCCAGAAAGCCCTCTGCCTCGTTGGCTGTGGGTGTATCCCTTCCACTCTGTCCCAGAGAGCACGGTCTCCCAGCGACGTGTAG
- the LOC127203305 gene encoding zinc finger protein 799-like, whose translation MAPPRSSYPTSKRTKKHAGDAVTYEDVHVKFTVEEWALLDPAQKSLYRDVMLETCRNLTAIGMKEATLERNPMNILKVIKPSPVTVRLTGMEQFILERNPTKSLTMVKALQVTVVSKYICLTSKAGPSEAFCWVITTMLWGSQTTAVPAASQLDIASLGRPESEASDSCEAAGADPACILG comes from the exons ATGGcgccaccaaggtccagctatcctACAAGCAAACGGACCAAGAAGCACGCTGGA gatgcagtgacctatgaAGATGTGCATGTGAAATTCActgtggaagagtgggctttgctggatcctgcccagaagagtctctacagagatgtgatgctggagacctgcaGGAACCTCACTGCTATAG GCATGAAAGAagccacactggagagaaaccctatgaatataCTCAAGGTGATAAAGCCTTCACCTGTCACAGTCAGGCTCACAGGCATGGAACAATTCATCCTGGAGAGAAACCCGACAAAGTCACTCACTATGGTAAAGGCTTTGCAAGTCACAGTAGtctcaaaatacatt TGTCTGACTTCTAAGGCTGGGCCCTCAGAGGCCTTCTGCTGGGTCATCACCACCATGCTCTGGGGAAGCCAGACCACAGCTGTCCCAGCTGCCAGCCAGCTGGACATAGCATCCCTTGGGAGACCTGAATCAGAGGCTTCGGACTCTTGTGAGGCAGCTGGTGCGGACCCTGCCTGTATCCTGGGATAA
- the LOC127203306 gene encoding zinc finger protein 431-like yields the protein MKPYKCQQCDKAFSQHSRLQRHKRTHTRGKPYKCNHCGKAFAHPSSLQRHDKIHTGEKPYKCTQCDKAFLQHHSLQIHERTHTGEKPYECNQCGKAFACHTTLQIHKRTHTGEKPYECNQCDKAFSQYSHLQRHKRTHTGEKPYECKQCGKAFARDSHLQRHERIHTGEKPYDEKPHECKQCGKAFAYNALLQIHKRTHTGEKPYGCNQCGKAFSQLSNLQIHKRIHTREKPYECNHCGKAFAYNPQFQMHKRTHTEEKPHECNHCGKVFAHRSDLQRHDKIHTGEKP from the exons atgaaaccctacaaatgtcagcaatgtgataaagccttttcacaaCACAGTCGTctccaaagacataaaagaacacatactagagggaaaccctacaaatgtaatcactgtggtaaagcctttgcacatcccAGTAGTCTCCAAAGGCATGAcaaaattcatactggagagaaaccttacaaatgtactCAGTGCGATAAAGCATTTTTACAACACCATAGTCTCCaaatacatgaaagaacacacactggagagaaaccctatgaatgtaaccaatgtggaaaagcctttgcatgtcacactactctccaaatacataaaagaacacatactggagagaaaccatatgaatgtaaccaatgtgataaagccttttcacaaTACAGTCATctccaaagacataaaagaacacatactggagagaaaccgtatgaatgtaagcaatgtgggaaagcctttgcacgtgacagtcatcttcaaaggcatgaaagaattcacactggagagaaaccctatgacg AGAAACCccatgaatgtaagcaatgtggtaaagcctttgcgtATAATGCTCttcttcaaatacataaaagaacacatactggagagaaaccctatggatgtaatcagtgtggtaaagccttttcacaaCTTAGTAatcttcaaatacataaaagaatacatactagagagaaaccctatgagtgtaaccactgtggtaaagcctttgcatataaCCCTCAGTTTCAAatgcataaaagaacacatactgaaGAGAAACCCCATGAATGTAATCACTGTGGTAAAGTCTTTGCACATCGCAgtgatcttcaaaggcatgacaaaattcatactggagagaaaccttaa